The stretch of DNA TGGGGAGAACTCTCTCCCGCGCTTCGAGATGGAAGCCTACACCGGCAGCCGACTTCTCCTGGCCGAATTCGATCTGCCAGTCGTGATCGATCTGCAGGGGCTGTCGATCAAGTCGCAACAGCGACCGATGCTGCGAAGTCATGACCACGACCGCGTTGTGGGTCATTCCACGAAGATTGTGGCGTCTGAAACGAATCTGGTGGTCTCGGGAATCATCTCGGGAGCGGGCCAGGATGCGATTGAAGTCCGCGACTCGGGACGCAATGGCTTCCCCTGGGAGGCCTCAATTGGAGCCTGTGCATTCTGGGCCCATATCGAAGAGATCGCCGAAGGGGAGCAAGTGGTGGTGAATGGCCAGACCTTCGAGGGGCCGCTCTATGTGGCCCGGAAGTCGAGTCTGGATGAAGTGAGTTTTGTGGCACTGGGGGCGGACGAAGGCGGCGCCTCCGCCAAAGTGATTGGATCCGCCGCAGGGAAAGGAATCCCCATGACTTTTGAAGAATGGCTCGCCTCGCTTGGGATCGATCCCAATGCACTGACAGAAGACGGTCGCGCCAAGCTGCAGCAGACCTACAACGCCGAAATGCAGGCGGAAGGTGCCGAAGGCGACGAGGGCAACCTCGAAGGCGAAGGGACCGAAGGCCAGGAAGGCGAAGAAGAAGAAAAACCGGTCGCTGCCCGGCGCAAGGGAGCGAACGTCAAAGCCAAGGGCCGTCAGGCAAAGGTGAAAGCCAAGGCCGCCGGCTCCAGCACGTTCGAACAACGACGTGCCAAGACGACACTGACCGCTGGCCTCAACCGGGTGAACCGGGTCTATGCCGCCAACGAGAAGCGGATCAACGCGATCCGCCAGATCTGTGGCAGTAAGCATGCCGCGATTGCCGCGAAGGCGATTGAAGAGAACTGGTCTGCCGACCGGACGGAACTGGCCGTGATGCGGGCAGAACGACCCAAGGGCGCGTCTCCCCATGCCAGCGGCCGGGGTGGCTACGACTCCAACGCGGTCATCAAGGCGGCGCTGTGTAAGACACTCCGCCTCGACTCGGTCGAGAAGGAGTTCAAGCCCGAGATTCTCGAAGCCGCCGACAAGAAGTACCGGCGGGGCATTGGCCTCCAGGAA from Planctopirus ephydatiae encodes:
- a CDS encoding phage major capsid protein, which codes for MPAKLRKRQPARTSQVNARKGQISFRARSTGRPVKFTAEGGENSLPRFEMEAYTGSRLLLAEFDLPVVIDLQGLSIKSQQRPMLRSHDHDRVVGHSTKIVASETNLVVSGIISGAGQDAIEVRDSGRNGFPWEASIGACAFWAHIEEIAEGEQVVVNGQTFEGPLYVARKSSLDEVSFVALGADEGGASAKVIGSAAGKGIPMTFEEWLASLGIDPNALTEDGRAKLQQTYNAEMQAEGAEGDEGNLEGEGTEGQEGEEEEKPVAARRKGANVKAKGRQAKVKAKAAGSSTFEQRRAKTTLTAGLNRVNRVYAANEKRINAIRQICGSKHAAIAAKAIEENWSADRTELAVMRAERPKGASPHASGRGGYDSNAVIKAALCKTLRLDSVEKEFKPEILEAADKKYRRGIGLQELCLDAARANGYEGTRFRGYEQAVMKAAFSTSELSDIFMDVANKFVREAFLHVDQSWREIAAIKSVTDFKTIHGVRLVDDLKFEKLGRGQKIKHGSLSDETYTNRAETFARILTVDRQDLINDSMSALQDVTKLLGRGGAQALNEVFWTCWNNNSNFFKTANGNILTGAGSVFSVDALTAAETLMNTRKHLKTKALLGITPKVLLVPPGVETPARQLLNSSELRDTGADKKFGTANPHAGKYNKTPVMSPYLADTTLGGSTTAWYLLADPKDIPAVEVVFLNGQEQPVIEQVELAPDSLGFGMRGYYDLGVALADHYAGMKNAGA